A stretch of Polypterus senegalus isolate Bchr_013 chromosome 3, ASM1683550v1, whole genome shotgun sequence DNA encodes these proteins:
- the LOC120524847 gene encoding EEF1A lysine methyltransferase 3-like, translated as MSNMELLALDCSLFADTYTEESRYCFGDRELRITQVFGADLGVAAPVWDAAVCLCRYFEEQKFDFTGKRIIELGAGTGIVGILVSLLGGDVTITDLPLALQQIQYNVAANVPPNSLCVPRVQALSWGRNHLDFPSDCDYVVGADIVYLHDTYPLLLQTLAHLCGPWTVLYLSSKMRPEHGTLAFFEDMLPRLFNMQVVYRSDSQNISIYRATRRTDT; from the exons ATGAGCAACATGGAGCTCCTGGCTTTGGACTGCAGCCTTTTCGCGGACACCTACACGGAGGAGAGCCGCTACTGCTTTGGCGACCGGGAGCTTCGCATCACACAAGTTTTCGGCGCCGATCTCGGCGTAGCAGCTCCGGTGTGGGACGCG GCTGTTTGTCTCTGTCGATATTTTGAAGAGCAGAAGTTTGACTTTACGGGGAAGCGCATCATAGAACTGGGAGCCGGGACAGGAATTGTGGGAATCCTCGTTTCGTTGCTTG gtgGAGACGTGACCATCACCGACCTCCCCCTGGCTCTACAGCAGATCCAGTACAATGTTGCTGCTAACGTGCCACCCAACTCTCTCTGTGTACCCCGCGTCCAGGCCTTGTCCTGGGGCCGCAACCACCTGGACTTTCCCTCGGACTGTGACTACGTCGTGGGGGCCGACATTGTCTACCTGCACGACACCTACCCGCTTCTCCTGCAGACGCTGGCACACCTGTGCGGCCCCTGGACCGTCCTCTACCTCTCCTCCAAAATGCGCCCAGAGCATGGCACACTCGCCTTCTTTGAGGACATGCTGCCACGTCTGTTCAACATGCAGGTGGTGTACCGCAGTGACAGCCAAAACATCAGCATCTATCGAGCAACTCGGAGGACTGACACGTGA